The segment TAGCAACACCCAGGAAACCATCTAGCAACACTCTAAAAACCATATAGCAACACAATAAGAAATGCTAAGAACACTCCAGCAacccacctagcaacaccctggaaaccacctagcaacactcTGTATACCGCATAGCAACATACTAAGAAACACTTTATCAAACTCCTAGTAACATCCTGGCTATTACCTAGCAACACTCtagacacacacagaaataaacaaataaaaactccagcaaccacatagcaacagcctGGAAACCACAAAGCAACACTCTAGAaatcacatagcaacacacATCAAGAAATGCTAAGGACACTCCAGCAACCACATgccaacaccctggaaaccatctagcaacactctagaaaccacatagcaacccaATAAGAATACTCCAGCAACACTATAATAATACtccagcaaccacctagcaacaccctggaaaccacctagcaacactaGAAACCAAATAGCAACACACAAAGAAACACTCAGAACACtccagcaaccacatagcaacaccctggaaaccacatagcaactcaCTAAGAAACACTCAGAACACTTCaccaaccacatagcaacactctgGCAACTACCTAGAAACCCCAGTTCAACAATCTAAAATGCTTAGAACACTTTAGGAACCaaatagcaacaccctggcaaccacctatCAATGCCCTAGCAATCACATCAGACCATGCTAAGTAAGTTATTAAACACtttaactgcatagcaacaccttggcaaccacatAGCAGTATTAAAAGAAACACTCCAAGCATtgtagcaaccacatagtaacacaCTGACAACCAACGGCATAGCATAATGCAACATGACATCAAAGACTCAGAACATACtgacaactgcatagcaacaccatagcaaccacacatCAAGACAATTTAGAAAACCTAAGCAATGTAATATTGACGAAATTCATGCATTTCCACAGGTTAGTGAGGATTGCCTGTATCTAAACGTCTTTGTTCCTGTAAGCGTCAACCTGTCGTTGCCGATAGCAACACCCCTGCCAGTGATGGTATGGATTCATGGCGGTGATTTCATCGCTGGCTCTGCCTCCAAACCTCTATATGACGGCCGCTTCATCAGTAACTATAGCAACACAGTAGTTGTAAACATGGAGTATCGTCTCGGTTAGTCAATCTCATTTTCCATATTGGGGTACATGATGACATCTGACTGAGCCAGATCCTAAGAAGTTGTGGTCAATTTTTAGGAGCGTTTGGCTTCTTAGTCACAGGCAAAGATCCCGAGAGCTCCGCAGTGGGGAATTATGGGATTCTAGACCAGCAGGCAGCACTGCGCTGGGTCCAAGAAAATATTGCAGCTTTTGGAGGAGACCCAAAGAAGGTATCAGTGTGTTCGGGGGTGGATGAATGACGACAGTGTGGACATctaattacagtatattatatttgtatgtgtgtagGTTACTCTGTTTGGCGAAAGCGCTGGAGCCCAATCTGTGTGTCTTCATCTGATGATGCAGAGCAGCGAGTCTCTGTTTAGACATGCAGCCATACAGAGTTTACCATTCCCTTTGCCACTGAAAACCAGgtaaaacacacataaaacactCTTATTAAGCTCAGTCACAAAACTTAAGTCAGCTGTTTCACAGCCTAAGGCCAGTAAATTTGACATTAACATGCTGCTAATGAATATTCAACACATGAATAAAATACTTCATTTTGATTCAGCTGAAcaaggggtgcccaaactcggtcctggagggatGGTGTACTccactgcagagtttagctccaaccccaattagacacacctgaaccatatgaacttttttaatactttttttaatcaacactTTCCTCACCTCATCTGCCATTATGacgcagtgcattctgggatacaGTTTTGCCTTTGACAATCTTGGCAAAGCCAAGGTTGCCAggatttcacaacaaaacccgcccgaATGCTACTCAAAACTTGCTTAAAACTAGGTAAAAATTCCAGGGAGTAAAATCCATGTTTTTTGACAGGATTCCCCtagtaaaatttgcattccagtgACTAAATATCACATTGGGGTAGCGCGtttagctgcgaaacttgctaactagcaggttattaggaaaggtgattgcagttattcataaaaaaaaaaaccttatactcacttctgctgtaggtgaagctggatcacaaatgatttgcacgaacatagacacatttatgtagatcgggatgagcattcctttcacaaacaaacataatccactgcatcttcagcagtgCAGATGTCAGAGTAAAttacgaccactatgttcattattacatccagcaacacaacacatcAATCGCttaatctgagatattcttgtctaacttacatccctgctccggcatcgaaacaacggaggtcggactgttacagatATTGTAGgacgggtctgaggtaagaccctcaatgtcaatcaactatcgtgggagcggcctctgtgggtgtgacaccacaccgacaggcatctgagaatggctcgatttgaaaaaggggattcaCAGAAAACGGCTTACCTCCgctttgaaaaataaggtggatagaacaGTAGAGAAATCACAATGAAGCTAATGATGGTGCTTATGTTTTAGATGGGATGCTATGAAACTGGGCTGGGATTTTGCAAAACTGACTAACTGCTCAGCATTTGATCTGCCCTGTCTGCGCTCTCTCAGCTCACAAGACATTCTCAATGCCCAGGTTAAATCAGGTACATACTCACATCAGTGTTATTGTTAAtgaattcttcaaaaaaaatcattaattgaaattaatctgaagtaaaattaaatataaatattagatgaaaatgattaaatatttgctgaacttaaaaaaattgacaaaacagttaacaaattcaaaatattactaaaaaccTGTAATAGTATCTTAATAATACTCAAAtgaattaacataaaaataaattaaagctgaacagaattatacaatataaaacaaattaataaaaatggcaaaagcataaaatcactaaaaactaaaaattactactaataaatatgattaattattttattacatgaacAAAAAAGCATTCAGAGTTATATATAATTGTCTGGGACAACAGTCAAATATATAATTCAGtgaacaattaataaaaaatgatgcaGTATGTAATAAGCATATATCAGACATAAACATCATGTGCAAACACTgaaatgaactaaaatctaaTTGTGTGCTTTTGAAGGTTCTAAGATCATCAACCCATTTCGTTTCCTGGAAGCCTTTGAGATATGGGGGCCGTTCCTTGACGGAGGGCTGATCCAGGAACAGCCAATCACAGCCTTCCAAACAGGCCACTGGCAGAGTTACAAGCCCGTTATACTTGGTTTGTTCTTCAACAACATCAGCATATTCTGGGTTAAACATAATCTTAACTGTCACATGTTGTTGATTACCATAGAACAAAATTGGTGTGGAATGAACTTAACCAAGgcttactttttatttaaaggaatagtttacccaaaaatgaatgtgCTCATACTCAGGCCATcagagatgtagatgagtttgtttcttcatcagaacagatttggagaaattcagcattacatcactcgctcacaaatggatcctctgcactgaatgggtgccatcagaatgagagtccaaacagctgataaaaacatcacaataatccacaagtaatccacaccacaccAGTTCAACCtacattttatgaaattaaaaggctgtatgttgaaaaaggtcctctatccataatattgctttatcAAGTGAAAAAGTCTGaacatctgaatcaggagagaaatatgcacagatcaagcactatTTACAAGGGGAAATagtctaaaacagttctaaacaaatggacttttttactggaggaagtgttattatggattatggtcccgtattttggccagaagtgatgatttaaagttaaaacgtcttgatggatttgtttcttacaaacacacagctttttgcctcacaagacattaattgatctACTGGAGTCACATGGAGcacatgtggattattgtgatgttagactctcattctggcggcacccattcactgcagatgatccattggtgagcaagtgacgtaatacatacataaatttcTCCAATcatgttctgatgaagaaacaaactcatctacatctcagaTGGTTCCTGGgtcaatacattttcatttttggttgaactattctTGAATATTCTTTAAGGTTAGCTTTGTTTACCTCTgagagctctcgtctggtctgTCCTTTAGGTACAACCTCTGAGGAAGGCGTCACCTTTGTGTACAACGTTTTCAACCAGTCCTTATCAATGCTGAAATGCGTGCTCTACACTGCTGCCATTTTTAAGCAACATGCACTTAAAATTCTGCACAAATACATTCCCTTCTACCGAAACCAGGACAGAAGAGTGATGCTTTCACAAGTAAGACATCAAACAACAGCACAACAAAGAcaaacagcacaaaataaaggttAGACATTACGTGTTCTTACACTTCTTCTGATTTGCAGATTGTCACGGATTACATGTTTCTGTGTCCGGCTCGATATGCTGCTCATTCTGGAGTGAAAGTCGGTGGAGCCATTTGGCTGTATGTATTCGACCACGCTCCATCGGATCACAACATATGGGCGGGGCTTCCATTCTGCTACAATCATACCTGCCATGGGGCGGAGCTTCCCTTTCTATTTGACTCAGCCTCTAGCactaacttcacttttacaCCACAAGAGACCCTTCTGGCCAATCGGATGGCGTGTTACTGGGGAACATTTGCCCACACGGGAGACCCAAACTCTCGAAGTGAACAGACGCAGTTTTGCACACAGCAGAGGCTGCCTGTTTGGCCACGGTACACGGCTACAGAGGGCTGGCCCATCCTGAACCTGACTCTACAGTCACACCCACAGCACGGGGACAGGGACCATTTCTGTGACTTCTGGGATCGGCTGGACATCTATTGAAGGGAGGAGACTGAGCTGGAGGAAAGACATGCAAGATCAGGGCACCAACAATTTTGATAAACTCTTTGCTATTCATTAACCATTCtgcttttccttttttattcaaatataatcTTCACATAGATATAATCAATGACAGGGCCAGTATAATAACAACATATtctttttaaagtacattacaATTCATGTTGGGggttggtcatttttttcataaaagaaGTCTCTGCTTCAccagctgcatttatttgatcaaaaaatacaataaaacagtaatattgtgaaatatcattataatttaaaatacctgttttctgttttgatatatttaaaaatgcattttattcctgtgatgcaaagctgaattttcagcatcattacatcagtcttcagtgtcacatgatctttcagaaatcattctaatatgctgatttgctgttcaagaaacatttcttactattatcagtgttaaaaaacagtccagccatttaatagttttgttgaaactgtgttttttgaataacagaaatgtcaaaataacaACTTATtagaaccttttgtaacattataaatgtctttactctcaTTTTTCTATCAGTTGCATCCTTGcggaataaaatattttatttcattaaaaaaaaaatcatactgaccccaaacttttgaacagagtaaACTGTACTTTTACTGACTTACTAAATGTCaggctttaaaaaaatccttcaacAAAATACCAGACAAtagtaattttttactttttttttttgaaaaactaattatgttagttaataaatgttaaatgcatgAAGAACCATATCACAAATATTCCTATTATTTGTTTCCAGAAAATTATTGAATGCATTTATactctgttttaaaaaacaatttgtataTTCTATGCAGGTGTTAcaaaaattacagaattttatataaataagtaaatgaataaatattatgtaataaagatatttggattttaaaaaatgttggaaTGTCTTtgcattatataataaataaatatcaaagcaagtggcatttattttaaaaatacataaaatgaagaaaaaaatttaagtaggttttaaatgtagttaatatgatgatttatagCTGTTTTTATTCTCACATTTGTGAACTTGAAAGGATCTGACATCACACAACCGCTAAAATGCTcaaaaaattaaagattttgAGAGAAGGTTTACCAGCATTTGTTTGCAGATGCCACTTTGTTTGATATTTTGCGTCAAATAATTTGACATTCAGAATTTTTCAAGCATGactttaagggatagttcacccaaaaatgaaaattctgtcattaactactcaccctcatgtcgttccaaacctgtaagacttttgttcgtcttcagaacacaaattaagatatttgtgatgaaatctgagagctctctgacccttcatagacagcaagggtcctaccaagTTCAAGGTCCAGAGAGGTACCAAGAACACAATAGTCTATTTACAAAATAGTCAGTGGTTTGACCGTAATTTTATCAAGCTAcgagaataaaaaacaaatcccAAAATAgctattcaacaattcttcttctCCAGATCCCCCTAGCACCTTTTtggagagtaccacaatgcaCTGTTCTCTGAACATAAAGCAGATAAAAgcataaagttgttattttactttattttgtgcacaaaaattattcttgtagcttcataagattacggttgaaccactaatgtttactgattttgttgatgttcttggtacctttctggaccttgaatgtaGTAGGacttcggatttcatcagaaatatcttaatttgtgttgtaaAGATAATCAaactcttacaggtttggaacgacatgagggtaattaatgacagaattttcagttttggatgaactatccctttaaatactttCTAGGGCCACTGTAAACATAAGTCAGAGGTCAGCGTGTAGTGTATAAGAAGCATGTAGCGGATGACTTATTATTACATACTTATGCATCTGTTGACTGAGTGAGGTTTGAACCCTCCAGCttttcttcctcctcttcctcatcctcctcatcGCGTGTTTGAGGGCCAGTGCGTAATGGAGAGCATGTGTGTAAAACAGCCCCTACGCATAAGAGTCTGTGCAAACACTGCACCACAGAAACAACCAGCTGCTTCTTTCCACTGACCGACTCCAGACCCAGTGCAGAACTCTCACTAAACCCGAACCCAAATCTCAACTCAGGCATTTGTGACTCTTGCTCTTTGGTCTTGTCCCACTGTTTCAGATCATCCAAGAAACATATCTGGATATCCAGAAACCGTCTGTGATTGTGAGCATACAAAGTTCTAGGCAAACACAATAAAGCCTCCGCAAGGAGCCTACAGCTCTCTGGATCACAAGAGTTGCGTTTGTTCAACAAATAGTAATGTAGCAAGAACTCAAACGTGCCGCCAACGGGAATCACTCCGCCTGTGTGCATAATTTCACCCCACAGGTCTTGTGATGAAATCACGCTTTTTGATTGGTCCGAACATGTGTTCGCCAGTGTCTGACAGTAGCTTTCAGACAGATGTTGGAGCATTGCAAACATACCTTGgctcacacacacagtctggtcAAGCAATCCCGGCGCAGGTGCACAAAGAACAAGTGTGTGCATGTGCGTAAATGTTCCTAGAGAGGCATAGCAATGCCCGCCTAATTGCACACGTCTGCAGTACTTCAGCATCACAAGGTGTTGAAGCGGTGGATGAGATAATGTTTCTGCAGCGCTGATGTTTGAAAGAAACTCCAGCTGGGGCGAATCAACACACTCAAGTAGAGAAACGTGATTCAGTCGAGCCCATTGCAACACAATTTCCGGCTGCTTCACGGAAGACAGAATGACACGCACTTGTAAGTCTAATAAACTCGCTAACTTTTGCTTCATGACGCTCTCTGTGCGATGCAGATGGTCCTTTTGAATGCATACGGATATGTTTTCACCTACAGCTCCAAAACTCTCATATAAAATGAGTGCATTTATTGGTCCTTGCAGTTCAGTCCACACTGACCAATCACGAGTCACAACCAGCCCTTCAATCACCTCTGAACAGCCAATAGGAAGTCCTGTCACGGGCGTATACATAAAAGAGAAGTTCGAATGTATGAATGAAATTGTTTCTACTGCGTCTTGATGTTGATTGACTTTGTGGAAAAACTCACACAAGACTCGTGTCAGTACATCCGCCTGGCCAATCCCCACTCTTCCAGAAATATACCCGCCGATCAACAAATCAAGAACGCTGCCCTCCAGTTTGTAACTATGGCGACTACAGTACAATGAGGCATATGGGGTAATTTTGTGTGTTATGACATCTTCCAATTCCTTCCTGCTCACAGCCATCAGGCGATTAGCAAGATTTCGAAGCCCAGGGACGCTCCAAGATCCTTTGCGGTACATGTGTGAGTCTTGGATTCCTCGTAACAGCGTGGCCAGCAGGAGAATGAATGATTTTGTGCCGTCTCCAGTAGCTTTagcatgtgcacacacacagtccaACACCATCCTAGAGAAGATGAcaaatgctaaataaatctggatcattttcatataaaaatatgcttaatataaataaatcctgaaaaaattttttttttggtctctcTAGATTTGAAATTCTAATACATACTATTCACaggtatttattttcatttagcctactgatttatatataaataaattcatttagcctaatgatttattatataacatttttagaaCTATATTCATGTATgtttatacacatatatacactatttttcaaaggtttgggttcagtaaaacaaataaaaaattaatttaaattttaaaaatctattcagCAAATAaggaaatatataaacaaatataatataaaatatataataatattagaaaaaaaattgagaaataaagtcagaattgcaagatataaactcaccattctgtttttattacgtcaaaattgtaagaaataaacttgcaaatttgacttttttttctcagaatggcgagtttatatctcgcaattgcaaattaagtcaaaattctgagatatacactcacaattctgaggtaTTAATAGAGgtaatatcttgcaattgcaagttattaattcagaattgagagatatataatttcaattcttagaaataaattcagaactgcaagatataaactcacaattctgactgtttttcagaatggtgagtttatatctcgcaattgcgagttattacgTCAAAATTGTGACGAATAAACTCGcaaaattagactttttttctcagaatgttcagaattctgagatataaactcagatttctgagacatgaagtcagaattgcgtaacAAACTCACAAtcgcgagttataaagttagaattgtatgatatctcgtaattgcgagttaagtcagaattgtgagacataaactcataaaaattagtttttatctcacaattctgagaaaaaaagtcataaaaactcagttgcatgaaaaaaaaatcagaattgtgagccataaactcgcaattgtgagaaaaacagtcagaatggTGAGTTTgtatgttgcaattctgacttcatttctcagaattgagtttatatctaacagttctgactttataactcgcaattgtgagtttgtcatgcaattctgactttatttctcagaattaagtttatatctaacaattctgattttataactcacaaagtttatatcacgcaattatgaggaaaaaagtcagaactgtaagatcaAAAGTTGcactaaccttttttttatttttatattaaattgatcaatatTCAAAGTAAAGATTGTtacattgcaaaaaataaaataaaataaaaaaataaacctatttcaaataaattatgtgGTTCTGAATTtgtgttcatcaaaaaatcctggaatcAAGCACCTGttccacaaaatataaaaagcaaataGGCATaatagaacgatttctgaaggaccatgtgacactgaagactgaagtaatgatgctgaaaattcagctctgcatcacatatttcaaaatatatttaaatagaaaacagcttttttatattgtaataatatttcacaatattactatttttactgtttttttttatttaaaaaaaatgcagccttggagaGTAGAAACAAATCATAAGGTGTGGTTTGCTAGCTTATATTCTGGTCTAGcagtaaatatgtatataccttttttatttttaaaataatgagcAGTATGGATACCTGGCCATGGGGTGTTGCAGGTGTAGTGTGCTAAGAAGGCGTTGTCCATGTCTGGTGATGAGAGTTTCTCCGGTGTCTCGAGTGAACAGCACACTTCCACCGTCTGGACCGAAACAACGGCGGACTACACACTCCAGCGCTCCAACCACACCGACACACACCTGCAAAGACACACACTCCTCCTgcatctacacacacacacacacacacacacgtctggtttattatctttgtggggactctccataggcgcaatggtttgtatactgtccacactgtattttctatccccttaccctaaccctacccctaaacctaacccttacagaaaactttctgcatttttactttctcaaaaaatctcattctgtatgatttataagcttttgtacccatggggacctcaagccagtccccacaatgtcaaaaatttcaggttttactatccttgtggggacatttggtccctcaatgtagcaaaaacaagtacacacacacacacacaaaacaacattgttGACACTAACAAAGAGAAtgtattaaacaaaaacatacatgaaGCACATCAACAATATATGAGGACAGATACATTAAGTGAAACATGTTTCTAAGGAACAAGCAAACTTGTGTACGTTTGTCTAAACAGTAGCACTTTTGTGATACTGGCAGATGCATAAAACACCTGTGAATTCGTCATATGACGAATTACACAGTTGGAtatacataagaaaaaaaaaaaaaaaacatgaaaccaAAAGAACGGAATCGAAACAAAGCCATACAACCCAACAAACCTGTGTAAAATGATCTCGAAACGACAATAACCTTCTAGTCTGTTAAACATCCTTAAGCTTCATGCAGTATCCAGGCGACACTCTTCTTCTACCATCTGTTTTTTCTTCAAGTAAACTTAGCGGAATATACTGACACCTACCGGACAGATGGTGGAAGCGTCttgtattaataatacaatatatgaaatatatatttaataaaacttcTGATATATTTTCATAGAAAAACGTTCCATAAATGGTGCATTTCATCATTTTAGATTCAATAAAATTTGTTAAGtaaaaatctgttaaataaactttaaaaccTTCACTGCAGTGTATACAGAGAGTGAATTAtaccataaaataaaactttta is part of the Labeo rohita strain BAU-BD-2019 chromosome 18, IGBB_LRoh.1.0, whole genome shotgun sequence genome and harbors:
- the bbs10 gene encoding Bardet-Biedl syndrome 10 protein, coding for MQEECVSLQVCVGVVGALECVVRRCFGPDGGSVLFTRDTGETLITRHGQRLLSTLHLQHPMARMVLDCVCAHAKATGDGTKSFILLLATLLRGIQDSHMYRKGSWSVPGLRNLANRLMAVSRKELEDVITHKITPYASLYCSRHSYKLEGSVLDLLIGGYISGRVGIGQADVLTRVLCEFFHKVNQHQDAVETISFIHSNFSFMYTPVTGLPIGCSEVIEGLVVTRDWSVWTELQGPINALILYESFGAVGENISVCIQKDHLHRTESVMKQKLASLLDLQVRVILSSVKQPEIVLQWARLNHVSLLECVDSPQLEFLSNISAAETLSHPPLQHLVMLKYCRRVQLGGHCYASLGTFTHMHTLVLCAPAPGLLDQTVCVSQGMFAMLQHLSESYCQTLANTCSDQSKSVISSQDLWGEIMHTGGVIPVGGTFEFLLHYYLLNKRNSCDPESCRLLAEALLCLPRTLYAHNHRRFLDIQICFLDDLKQWDKTKEQESQMPELRFGFGFSESSALGLESVSGKKQLVVSVVQCLHRLLCVGAVLHTCSPLRTGPQTRDEEDEEEEEEKLEGSNLTQSTDA
- the si:dkey-30c15.17 gene encoding cAMP-regulated D2 protein, which gives rise to MVSFGTVLAVVTLLSIMPVLRGRVESETQQTGTPTMMFNIPNTEQTETHERLDDVFLDETSNLLKGLEFYASADDFSRNAVVESTNMYSVADSITARTECNEINCEDDNIVHKGPEMDKNLNKMGCESECIINSLDRTSSDGLDDNSSGDPVVITHLGRVRGRTLDKAQVFYGIPYADPPVGDKRWAPPAPVTPWSYMYDATFPRPACMQVCVGEFSRMCPPKVSEDCLYLNVFVPVSVNLSLPIATPLPVMVWIHGGDFIAGSASKPLYDGRFISNYSNTVVVNMEYRLGAFGFLVTGKDPESSAVGNYGILDQQAALRWVQENIAAFGGDPKKVTLFGESAGAQSVCLHLMMQSSESLFRHAAIQSLPFPLPLKTRWDAMKLGWDFAKLTNCSAFDLPCLRSLSSQDILNAQVKSGSKIINPFRFLEAFEIWGPFLDGGLIQEQPITAFQTGHWQSYKPVILGTTSEEGVTFVYNVFNQSLSMLKCVLYTAAIFKQHALKILHKYIPFYRNQDRRVMLSQIVTDYMFLCPARYAAHSGVKVGGAIWLYVFDHAPSDHNIWAGLPFCYNHTCHGAELPFLFDSASSTNFTFTPQETLLANRMACYWGTFAHTGDPNSRSEQTQFCTQQRLPVWPRYTATEGWPILNLTLQSHPQHGDRDHFCDFWDRLDIY